In Bosea vestrisii, the following are encoded in one genomic region:
- a CDS encoding uracil-DNA glycosylase family protein, translated as MSGQGTSQEALDDVLAELRACRICRDAPLYGPRLPHEPRPVIQAEAGARLLIASQAPGTRVHASGRPFTDRSGDRLRDWLGLDHARFYDASRVAIVPMGHCFPGLDAKGGDLPPRRECAPAWRERVLAALPEIELVLVIGRYAQAWHLGPKAATDLTATVADWRAILGQPRRPRILPLPHPSWRNNGWLRKHPWFEAELVPVLRAEVARLVG; from the coding sequence ATGAGCGGGCAGGGAACTTCGCAAGAGGCGCTCGACGACGTCCTCGCCGAATTGCGTGCCTGCCGGATCTGCCGGGATGCGCCGCTCTACGGTCCTCGGTTGCCGCATGAACCGCGACCCGTGATCCAGGCTGAGGCCGGCGCCCGCCTGCTGATCGCGAGCCAGGCGCCGGGCACGCGCGTCCATGCCAGCGGCAGGCCTTTCACCGACCGTTCCGGCGATCGCCTGCGCGACTGGCTTGGTCTCGACCATGCCCGCTTCTACGACGCCTCGCGTGTCGCGATCGTACCGATGGGGCATTGCTTCCCTGGGCTCGACGCCAAGGGCGGTGACCTGCCGCCGCGCCGCGAATGCGCGCCGGCCTGGCGTGAGCGCGTGCTGGCGGCGTTGCCGGAGATCGAGCTCGTGCTGGTGATCGGCCGTTATGCCCAAGCCTGGCATCTCGGGCCCAAGGCGGCGACCGACCTCACGGCGACCGTCGCTGATTGGCGCGCCATCCTCGGGCAGCCGCGCCGGCCGCGCATCCTGCCGCTGCCGCACCCCTCCTGGCGCAACAATGGCTGGCTCAGGAAGCACCCCTGGTTCGAGGCCGAGCTGGTGCCGGTGCTACGGGCGGAGGTGGCGCGGCTGGTAGGCTGA
- a CDS encoding transporter substrate-binding domain-containing protein gives MKGFAKFFAAAALTVVGATGALAQAKEWKEVRIGTEGAYPPYNNLNAKKELEGFEIDYGNLLCEKMKVKCSWVVQDWDGIIPALQANKYDIILAGMNATEERKKQVDFTTPYSKTPIWMIGPKSTASADISPATLKGKSIGAQGSTIHANYVEKFYKDSTARLYPTQEEANLDLLNGRLDYIVADALALADFLKGQGKDCCKRIAEVTRDDAIHGAGVAGAVRKADTALKDLVNKAIAETMADGSLKKLEAKWFKYE, from the coding sequence ATGAAAGGTTTCGCAAAGTTCTTCGCAGCCGCAGCGCTCACCGTTGTCGGCGCCACCGGGGCGCTCGCCCAGGCCAAGGAGTGGAAGGAAGTCCGGATCGGCACCGAGGGGGCCTATCCGCCCTATAACAACCTCAACGCCAAGAAGGAGCTGGAAGGCTTCGAGATCGATTACGGCAACCTTCTCTGCGAGAAGATGAAGGTGAAGTGCAGCTGGGTGGTACAGGACTGGGACGGCATCATCCCGGCGCTGCAGGCGAACAAGTACGACATCATCCTCGCTGGCATGAACGCCACCGAAGAGCGCAAAAAGCAGGTCGACTTCACCACGCCCTACAGCAAGACGCCGATCTGGATGATCGGCCCCAAGAGCACCGCTTCGGCCGATATCTCGCCGGCGACCCTGAAGGGCAAGTCGATCGGCGCGCAGGGCTCGACCATCCACGCCAACTATGTCGAGAAATTCTACAAGGACTCGACCGCGCGCCTCTATCCGACCCAGGAAGAGGCCAATCTCGACCTGCTCAACGGCCGTCTCGACTATATCGTCGCCGACGCGCTCGCCCTCGCCGACTTCCTGAAGGGACAGGGCAAGGACTGCTGCAAGCGGATCGCCGAGGTGACCCGCGACGACGCGATCCATGGCGCAGGCGTCGCCGGCGCCGTGCGCAAGGCCGACACCGCGCTGAAGGACCTGGTCAACAAGGCGATCGCCGAGACCATGGCCGATGGCTCGTTGAAGAAGCTCGAGGCCAAGTGGTTCAAGTACGAGTAA
- a CDS encoding ABC transporter permease: MNWCEYPGYLIGSEVLQNYGCRMASGLGLTFQLVVLSVAFGFVLAIGLAIARLYGPRWAQIAINGYTTFFRGTPLLCQLFLVYYGFGQFRLFWQDVGLWWFFREPFYCALFTFTINTAAYQAEILRGAIQSIPRGQFEGALALGLHRWATLRRVILPQAMILALRPLGNELIVMIKASAIASLVTLFDLMGATRLAFARSFDLSIYLYAALIYLVLTEIIRRVWDRIELRLTRHMALR; the protein is encoded by the coding sequence ATGAACTGGTGCGAATATCCCGGCTACCTGATCGGCAGCGAGGTCCTGCAGAACTATGGCTGCCGCATGGCGAGCGGCCTGGGGCTCACCTTCCAGCTGGTGGTGCTCTCGGTCGCGTTCGGCTTCGTGCTCGCGATCGGTCTCGCCATCGCCAGGCTCTACGGACCACGCTGGGCGCAGATCGCGATCAACGGCTACACCACCTTCTTCCGTGGTACGCCCCTGCTCTGCCAGCTCTTCCTGGTCTATTACGGCTTCGGCCAGTTCCGGCTGTTCTGGCAGGATGTCGGGCTGTGGTGGTTCTTCCGCGAGCCTTTCTACTGCGCGCTCTTCACCTTCACCATCAACACCGCCGCCTATCAGGCCGAAATCCTGCGCGGCGCGATCCAGTCGATCCCGCGCGGGCAATTCGAGGGTGCGCTGGCGCTGGGCCTGCATCGCTGGGCGACGCTGCGCCGGGTGATCCTGCCGCAGGCGATGATCCTGGCGCTGCGCCCGCTCGGCAACGAGTTGATCGTGATGATCAAGGCGAGCGCAATCGCCTCGCTGGTGACGCTGTTCGACCTGATGGGCGCGACCCGCCTCGCCTTCGCCCGCTCCTTTGACCTCTCGATCTATCTCTATGCGGCGCTGATCTATCTCGTGCTGACCGAGATCATCCGCCGCGTCTGGGACCGGATCGAGCTCAGGCTGACGCGGCACATGGCACTGCGCTGA
- the map gene encoding type I methionyl aminopeptidase, with translation MTITNDQELQALREIGRIVADTLAAMGRALEPGMTTAELDAIGRDILEKHGARSAPETVYGFPGATCISINEEVAHGIPGERRIVAGDLVNIDVSAEKAGYFSDTGASFTVPPVDRRIEKLCRDGKRALWAGLGQVGAGKPIAHIGEAVGRFAQKKGYTLVRNLASHGIGRSLHEEPKEIATWPERSERRIMQKGLVFTVEPFLSLGADWAEHEGDDRWTLYAEPRAPTVQYEHTVVATANGPLILTLPG, from the coding sequence ATGACCATCACCAATGATCAAGAACTTCAGGCCCTGCGCGAGATCGGTCGCATCGTCGCCGATACGCTGGCGGCCATGGGGCGGGCGCTCGAGCCGGGCATGACCACGGCCGAGCTCGACGCGATCGGCCGCGACATTCTCGAAAAGCACGGCGCACGGTCGGCCCCCGAGACCGTCTACGGCTTCCCGGGCGCGACCTGCATCAGCATCAACGAGGAGGTCGCCCACGGCATTCCGGGCGAGCGCCGGATCGTTGCGGGCGACCTGGTGAACATCGATGTTTCGGCCGAGAAGGCCGGCTATTTCTCCGACACGGGAGCGTCTTTCACCGTGCCGCCGGTCGATCGCCGCATCGAGAAGCTGTGTCGCGACGGCAAGCGCGCGCTCTGGGCCGGGCTCGGCCAGGTCGGGGCCGGCAAGCCCATCGCCCACATTGGCGAGGCGGTCGGCCGCTTCGCGCAGAAGAAAGGCTATACCTTGGTCCGCAACCTCGCCAGCCACGGCATCGGCCGCTCGCTGCACGAGGAGCCGAAGGAGATCGCCACCTGGCCCGAGCGCTCCGAGCGCCGCATCATGCAGAAGGGGCTCGTCTTCACCGTCGAGCCGTTCCTGTCGCTGGGCGCGGACTGGGCCGAGCACGAAGGCGATGATCGCTGGACGCTCTATGCCGAGCCGCGCGCTCCGACGGTCCAGTACGAGCACACCGTGGTCGCGACCGCCAACGGCCCGCTTATCCTGACCTTGCCGGGCTGA
- the rocD gene encoding ornithine--oxo-acid transaminase, with protein MNAIVLEREVCAQNYAPLPIMLSHGEGVWLTDVAGVRRLDMMSGYSAVSLGHGHPRILKVLNEQAKRLAVTSRAFHTEPLGPFLARLCAVAGQEMALPMNTGAEAVETAIKAARRWGHKVKGIADGRAEIIVADNNFHGRTTTIVSFSSDESYRDGFGPFAPGFVSVPFGDAAAMEAAITPNTAAILIEPIQGEAGIVLPPDGYLRALRTLCDRHNVLLILDEIQSGLGRTGHWFAHQHEGVKPDGLIVGKALGGGVYPVSAFLASRAVMQLFGPGSHGSTFGGNALAAAIGFEALAVIEDEKLVERSAELGAYMKERLVAMTIGLASEVRGRGLWIGVEVAPGAGYAKKIVARLADAGVLTKETHEHTIRFAPPLTISREELDWGLERCESVFAERAR; from the coding sequence ATGAACGCGATCGTGCTCGAACGGGAAGTCTGCGCGCAGAACTACGCGCCCCTGCCGATCATGCTCTCCCATGGCGAAGGGGTCTGGCTTACCGATGTCGCCGGCGTGCGGCGGCTCGACATGATGAGCGGCTATTCCGCCGTCAGCCTCGGCCATGGCCATCCGCGCATCCTGAAAGTGCTGAACGAGCAGGCGAAGCGCCTCGCCGTGACCAGCCGTGCCTTCCATACCGAGCCGCTCGGCCCCTTCCTGGCCAGGCTCTGCGCCGTTGCCGGGCAGGAGATGGCGCTGCCGATGAACACCGGCGCCGAAGCCGTCGAAACCGCGATCAAGGCTGCCAGGCGCTGGGGCCACAAGGTCAAAGGCATCGCCGACGGCAGGGCCGAGATCATCGTCGCCGACAACAACTTCCACGGCCGCACCACGACGATCGTCAGCTTCTCCTCCGACGAGAGCTATCGCGACGGCTTCGGGCCGTTTGCGCCGGGCTTCGTCAGCGTTCCCTTCGGCGATGCGGCGGCGATGGAAGCAGCGATCACGCCGAACACCGCCGCGATCCTGATCGAGCCGATCCAGGGCGAGGCCGGCATCGTGCTGCCGCCGGACGGCTATCTCAGGGCGCTGCGGACGCTTTGCGACCGGCACAACGTCCTTCTGATCCTCGACGAGATCCAGTCCGGCCTCGGCCGCACCGGCCACTGGTTCGCGCACCAGCACGAAGGCGTGAAGCCGGACGGGCTGATCGTCGGCAAGGCGCTCGGCGGCGGGGTCTATCCGGTCTCGGCCTTCCTGGCCTCACGCGCGGTGATGCAATTGTTCGGGCCCGGCTCGCATGGCTCTACTTTCGGCGGCAACGCGCTCGCCGCCGCGATCGGCTTCGAGGCTCTGGCGGTGATCGAGGACGAGAAGCTGGTCGAGCGCTCGGCCGAGCTCGGCGCCTATATGAAAGAGCGGCTCGTGGCGATGACGATCGGCCTCGCCAGCGAGGTGCGCGGGCGCGGCCTCTGGATCGGCGTCGAGGTCGCGCCCGGCGCCGGCTATGCGAAAAAGATCGTCGCCCGCCTCGCCGATGCCGGCGTGCTGACCAAGGAGACGCATGAGCACACCATCCGCTTCGCGCCGCCCCTGACGATCAGCCGCGAAGAGCTGGATTGGGGGCTGGAACGCTGCGAAAGCGTCTTCGCCGAGCGTGCGCGCTGA
- a CDS encoding ABC transporter permease, translating to MFDKLALLGFGPGGWGWALLQGAANTISVALATLPFGLALGLIIALWKRSDSVLLRSLATIYTTVFRGVPELLTLYIIYFGIQVLVQKAWSGFSIPPFVAGMVALGMVLAAFSSEVWVGALNSIQKGQREAASALGLSKAQAFRLVVFPQLIRVALPGLGNNWMVLLKETSLISVITLQDIMFIATRANVVTKEPFLFFGTAMMLYFFFSLVSAWGIGKLEQRTNRGFAAFGGATR from the coding sequence ATGTTCGACAAACTCGCTCTGCTCGGCTTCGGCCCCGGCGGCTGGGGCTGGGCCCTGCTGCAAGGCGCGGCCAACACCATCTCGGTCGCGCTCGCGACCCTGCCCTTCGGCCTGGCGCTCGGCCTGATCATCGCGCTGTGGAAGCGCTCGGACAGCGTCCTGCTGCGCTCGCTAGCGACGATCTACACCACCGTCTTCCGCGGCGTGCCCGAGCTGCTGACGCTCTACATCATCTATTTCGGCATCCAGGTGCTGGTGCAGAAGGCCTGGAGCGGCTTCTCGATTCCGCCCTTCGTCGCCGGCATGGTCGCGCTCGGCATGGTGCTCGCCGCCTTCTCGAGCGAGGTCTGGGTCGGCGCGCTGAACTCGATCCAGAAGGGCCAGCGCGAAGCCGCCTCGGCGCTCGGCCTGTCGAAGGCGCAGGCCTTCCGGCTCGTCGTTTTCCCCCAACTGATCCGCGTCGCCCTGCCCGGTCTCGGCAACAACTGGATGGTGCTGCTGAAGGAGACCTCGCTGATCTCGGTGATCACGCTGCAGGACATCATGTTCATCGCGACGCGCGCCAATGTCGTGACCAAGGAGCCGTTCCTGTTCTTCGGCACGGCGATGATGCTCTACTTCTTCTTCTCGCTGGTTTCCGCCTGGGGCATCGGCAAGCTCGAGCAGCGCACCAATCGCGGCTTCGCCGCCTTCGGCGGAGCGACGCGATGA
- a CDS encoding NAD(P)-dependent oxidoreductase, with protein sequence MAKVAFLGLGVMGYPMAGHLKAKGHDVTVYNRSPEKAQKWVAQHAGVYAPTPAQAAEGQEIVFCCVGNDDDLRSVTTGENGAFAAMGKGTVFVDHTTASADVARELDTAAKAAGFGFIDAPVSGGQAGAENGVLTVMCGGDPAAYAKVESVIASFARMCRLMGPAGSGQLTKMVNQICIAGLVQGLSEGVHFAKRAGLDVEAMLEVISKGAAGSWQMENRGKTMNADKFDFGFAVDWMRKDLGIVLDEARNNGARLPVTALVDQFYADVQRLGGGRWDTSSLLKRLEP encoded by the coding sequence ATGGCCAAAGTCGCTTTCCTCGGTCTCGGCGTGATGGGCTATCCCATGGCCGGCCATCTCAAGGCCAAGGGCCATGACGTCACCGTCTACAACCGTTCGCCGGAGAAGGCGCAGAAATGGGTGGCACAGCACGCCGGCGTCTACGCGCCGACGCCGGCCCAGGCCGCCGAAGGCCAGGAGATCGTCTTCTGCTGCGTCGGCAATGACGACGATTTGCGCTCGGTGACGACAGGCGAGAACGGCGCCTTCGCCGCAATGGGCAAGGGCACGGTCTTCGTCGACCACACCACCGCCTCGGCCGATGTCGCGCGCGAGCTCGACACCGCGGCGAAAGCGGCCGGCTTCGGCTTCATCGACGCGCCGGTCTCCGGCGGCCAGGCCGGCGCCGAGAACGGCGTGCTGACCGTGATGTGCGGCGGCGACCCGGCAGCTTACGCCAAGGTCGAGTCGGTGATCGCCAGCTTTGCCCGCATGTGCCGGCTGATGGGCCCGGCAGGTTCCGGCCAACTCACCAAGATGGTCAACCAGATCTGCATCGCCGGCCTGGTCCAGGGCCTCTCCGAGGGCGTCCACTTTGCCAAGCGCGCCGGCCTCGATGTCGAGGCGATGCTGGAGGTGATCTCGAAGGGCGCCGCCGGCTCCTGGCAGATGGAGAACCGCGGCAAGACGATGAACGCCGACAAGTTCGATTTCGGCTTCGCCGTCGACTGGATGCGCAAGGATCTCGGCATCGTGCTCGACGAAGCCCGCAACAACGGCGCTCGTCTGCCGGTGACCGCGCTGGTCGACCAGTTCTATGCCGATGTGCAGAGGCTGGGCGGCGGGCGCTGGGACACGTCGAGCCTGTTGAAGCGGCTGGAGCCGTAA